Proteins from a genomic interval of Poecile atricapillus isolate bPoeAtr1 chromosome 1, bPoeAtr1.hap1, whole genome shotgun sequence:
- the CHGA gene encoding chromogranin-A, translating to MSRPELLAVLLLAVPAVSLPVTNDMNKGDTKVMKCIVEVISDTLSKPNPLPISEECLETLRGDERIISILRHQNLLKELQEIAAQGANERTQQQKKNSGFEDELSEVLESQNDKNKQRDAAGERPEEEQPTGSLPELAAQKPQQNEDSREEGKNSLEEREPRPRDIDTVEKEDQEEAESNYIRDTEDTHRNKVLDNHIGKNFSEDEQHQQGDEEEEPRGSRDSLELEDEGEEPSRQGQEHSKEVAGEHVEQEDDGDEAAEEDPTEAERSLDLAEEDEETEEMQRGDNNDDELGFGKDVRSSEEEEEEEEEEQPRALRGGRHRLEDEEMQGEEDTFQPRDAKSDETEEESSREWEDTKRWNKMDELAKQLTSKKRMEENDSEEDPDRSMKKTFRSRKYAFSSPEEDVRRSWKRHSKEDSSEGGFPLAPMPEEKKDEEGSANRRTEDQELESLAAIEAELERVAHKLHELRRG from the exons ATGAGCCGACCAGAACTGCTCGCCGTCCTCCTCCTGGCCGTGCCAG CTGTCTCTCTTCCTGTGACAAATGACATGAATAAAGGCGACACTAAG GTGATGAAGTGCATTGTAGAGGTCATCTCTGATACTTTATCTAAGCCAAACCCCCTGCCGATCAGCGAGGAATGCCTTGAAACTCTCCGAGGAG ATGAACGAATTATTTCTATCCTTCGCCACCAAAACTTATTGAAGGAACTTCAGGAAATTGCTGCTCAAG GTGCCAATGAGAGAactcagcagcagaagaaaaatagcGGCTTTGAAGATGAACTTTCCGAAGTCCTTGAAAGTCAGAACGACAAGAACAAGCAGAGAG ATGCAGCAGGGGAGCGCCCTGAAGAGGAGCAGCCCACAGGGTCCCTgcctgagctggcagcacagaaACCCCAGCAAAATGAAGACTcaagagaggagggaaaaaacagcctggaggagagggagCCCAGGCCACGGGATATCGACACTGTTGAGAAAGAGGACCAGGAGGAAGCTGAGAGCAATTACATCAGGGATACAGAGGATACCCATCGAAACAAAGTTCTGGACAACCACATTGGCAAAAATTTCAGTGAGGATGAGCAGCACCAGCAAGGGGATGAAGAAGAGGAGCCCAGAggctccagggacagcctggaGCTTGAGGATGAGGGAGAAGAACCAtccaggcagggccaggagcacaGTAAGGAGGTAGCAGGGGAGCAtgtggagcaggaggatgaTGGAGATGAAGCTGCAGAGGAGGACCCTACTGAAGCAGAGAGGTCACTCGATTTGgctgaggaggatgaggagacTGAGGAGATGCAGAGAGGTGACA ATAATGATGATGAGCTGGGATTTGGAAAAGATGTGCGGAGCtctgaagaggaggaggaagaggaggaggaagagcaacCCCGGGCACTGAGAGGAGGAAGGCATCGCCTGGAGGATGAAGAGATGCAGGGAGAAGAGGACACCTTTCAGCCCAGGGATGCCAAAAGCGATGAAACGGAGGAGGAGTCCTCCAGGGAATGGGAAGACACCAAGAGGTGGAACAAAATGGATGAGCTGGCCAAGCAGCTGACATCAAAGAAGCGCATGGAGGAAAATGATAGTGAGGAAGACCCAGACAGGTCCATGAAAAAGACATTTAGGTCCCGCAAGTATGCCTTCAGTAGTCCAGAGGAAGATGTGAGAAGGTCATGGAAGCGTCACTCGAAGGAGGACAGCAGTGAAGGAGGTTTTCCGCTTGCTCCCATGcctgaagaaaagaaggatGAGGAAGGCAGCGCTAACAGGAGAACAGAG gaccaggagctggaGAGCCTGGCTGCCATCGAGGCCGAGCTGGAGCGCGTTGCCCACAAGCTGCACGAGCTGAGGCGAGGCTGA